Proteins from a genomic interval of Paenibacillus sp. RC334:
- a CDS encoding sialidase family protein, translating into MVNVQISPSTSAQFEPTIAVNWLNPSVMVAVAVDLSAGPPNIGLYKSIDAGATWSTTLLPLPTGFAGIEAPHIDYFFPNSFVVAAHAFDSDGLSGTIVSYASNDNATSFGPPVIVNQGFGQFVNDDQVVVIADKAGSSPFFGNIYTGYTHDYNTQFIPGNTIFFNRSLDGGNTYSSPSLISSITEFEEFPGIAITLDGILIVGWITQPPGNSEFNTRTSLDGGTTFKTETMVAPVVVPPSPLPGYQFRCLTYPSLSADISNAPTSQGNVYAVWQDFRQGYSDIFITTSTNFGVDWGAPTPITNSPVGSQSFFPAITVSPTDGAVFVSYYTNRLNPPDIDVFLATSRDGGITFTNTRITTTSFSVAGLPLIGDYIGNAIVPQTGRLVTVWTDTRTGTENIWFGDNQ; encoded by the coding sequence ATGGTAAACGTCCAAATCTCGCCAAGTACTAGCGCTCAGTTTGAGCCAACCATCGCGGTAAACTGGCTAAATCCCTCCGTTATGGTGGCGGTGGCTGTAGATCTCAGTGCAGGACCGCCGAATATTGGCTTATACAAGTCAATTGATGCAGGCGCAACATGGAGCACGACGTTACTCCCTTTACCGACCGGGTTTGCTGGCATAGAGGCGCCTCATATTGATTATTTTTTCCCCAATTCGTTCGTAGTGGCAGCTCACGCCTTTGATTCGGACGGTCTCAGTGGAACGATTGTGTCCTATGCCTCTAACGACAATGCAACTTCGTTCGGACCGCCAGTTATTGTGAACCAGGGATTTGGACAGTTTGTCAATGACGATCAGGTGGTTGTTATCGCCGATAAGGCAGGGTCCAGCCCGTTTTTCGGAAATATTTACACGGGTTATACTCACGATTACAACACGCAATTTATACCGGGAAATACAATATTCTTCAATCGTTCCCTAGATGGGGGAAACACTTACTCTAGCCCAAGCCTCATATCTTCAATTACCGAGTTTGAAGAATTTCCGGGAATCGCAATCACATTAGATGGAATTCTTATCGTAGGTTGGATTACCCAACCTCCAGGCAATTCCGAATTTAATACGCGTACATCACTAGACGGAGGAACAACATTCAAGACGGAAACCATGGTTGCTCCGGTGGTTGTTCCACCTTCGCCACTACCGGGATACCAATTCAGGTGCTTAACGTATCCCTCCTTGTCAGCGGACATTTCAAACGCACCAACGTCCCAAGGAAATGTTTATGCAGTGTGGCAAGACTTTCGGCAAGGTTATTCCGATATATTTATAACAACTTCCACAAACTTTGGCGTAGATTGGGGTGCGCCGACGCCTATTACAAACAGTCCGGTAGGGTCCCAGAGCTTTTTCCCGGCCATCACCGTCTCCCCAACGGATGGAGCGGTGTTCGTTTCCTATTATACCAATCGATTAAATCCGCCTGATATTGACGTTTTTCTTGCTACATCGAGGGACGGTGGAATAACGTTTACAAATACCCGTATCACGACGACTTCGTTTAGCGTCGCAGGCCTTCCCCTAATCGGAGACTACATTGGTAATGCCATTGTCCCTCAAACAGGCCGTCTTGTTACCGTTTGGACAGACACACGGACAGGAACTGAAAACATTTGGTTTGGCGATAACCAATAA
- a CDS encoding MBL fold metallo-hydrolase, with amino-acid sequence MSDSIKVHILHCGQVQVDIAVPFRQKPWNPLAATGIFRLKKHQITLPVSCYLIEHPKGLVLIDTGWHTALRGDQIKYMGR; translated from the coding sequence ATGTCCGATTCGATTAAGGTTCACATATTACATTGCGGACAAGTACAGGTTGATATCGCGGTTCCATTCAGGCAGAAACCATGGAACCCTCTCGCAGCCACAGGCATTTTCCGCTTAAAAAAACACCAAATCACACTTCCAGTTTCTTGCTATTTGATTGAACATCCCAAAGGGCTTGTTCTAATTGATACAGGCTGGCATACCGCTTTACGTGGAGATCAGATTAAATATATGGGCAGATGA
- a CDS encoding Gfo/Idh/MocA family oxidoreductase, which produces MLTIGYIGNGKSTNRYHLPFSLNRDHLKVKTIYARNPDKAEWEKTPGVLYTDDIAALMNDKEIQLIVVCTHTESHYSYAKMALDHGKNVLVEKPFMLTKDEAVSIFQYAKEKNLVIQCYQNRRYDSDFLTTKKVIESGKLGDLLEMEMHYDYYRPEIPNATSHFSKYNSYLYGHGVHTIDQVLSYFGKPDTIHYDVRQLLGSGRMNDYFDLDFYYPSLKVSIKSSFFRLKARPSFVVYGKKGVFVKQTEDRQEEHLKLFYLPKGHADFGIDLPQHYGILTYLDDEGKYHEDKVVSEKGDYARVYDDIYQAIVHGKEKVIKDEETITAMEILEKGIEECS; this is translated from the coding sequence ATGTTGACCATCGGATACATTGGGAATGGCAAAAGCACCAACCGTTATCATCTTCCTTTTTCATTGAACCGAGATCACTTGAAAGTAAAGACGATATACGCCCGTAATCCAGATAAAGCGGAGTGGGAGAAAACGCCTGGCGTTCTTTACACAGATGATATTGCAGCCTTAATGAATGATAAGGAGATTCAGTTGATTGTTGTCTGTACACATACAGAGTCCCATTATTCTTATGCGAAAATGGCGCTCGACCACGGAAAGAATGTGCTTGTTGAGAAACCTTTCATGTTAACAAAAGATGAAGCGGTGTCCATCTTCCAATACGCCAAAGAGAAAAATTTGGTCATCCAATGCTATCAGAACAGACGATATGATTCGGATTTCCTCACTACAAAGAAAGTGATTGAATCAGGAAAACTTGGAGATCTGCTGGAGATGGAAATGCATTACGATTATTATCGACCGGAGATCCCGAACGCCACCTCCCATTTTTCCAAATATAACAGTTATTTATATGGGCATGGAGTTCACACCATTGACCAAGTGCTATCCTATTTCGGGAAGCCTGACACGATTCATTACGATGTTCGTCAATTGCTGGGCTCCGGGAGAATGAATGATTACTTTGATCTAGACTTTTATTATCCTTCACTCAAAGTATCCATCAAATCGAGCTTTTTCCGCTTAAAAGCGCGGCCAAGTTTTGTTGTATATGGTAAAAAGGGTGTTTTCGTGAAACAAACCGAGGACCGCCAGGAGGAACACCTAAAATTATTTTACCTTCCCAAGGGGCACGCCGATTTTGGTATTGATTTACCTCAGCATTATGGAATTCTAACGTACCTGGATGATGAAGGCAAGTATCATGAAGATAAAGTGGTCTCTGAAAAGGGCGATTATGCTCGAGTGTATGACGATATCTATCAAGCAATCGTACATGGCAAAGAAAAAGTGATTAAAGACGAAGAAACAATAACTGCTATGGAAATACTTGAAAAAGGCATAGAGGAGTGCAGCTAA
- a CDS encoding Gfo/Idh/MocA family oxidoreductase, with protein MKLGIVGAGMIVGDLLSFIQEIPTITLQAISSRPSDQEKLLSLQKKYGISQIYSDYNKMFENDDVDTIYIGLPNHLHYSYAKEALMSGKHVICEKPFTSNLQEFIELKEIAQQKELVLVEAITTQYLKNYLSMKEYLPKLGEIKIVECNYSQYSSRYAAFKAGEILPAFNPEMSGGALMDINLYNIHLVVGFFGSPEKVEYWANMERGIDTSGMLLLDYGDFKCVCIGSKDSTAPNAVNIQGNKGYIHMASSANVIECFDYVLNKEKSIRVDLKEHPHRMYDEFVEFDRIIKEHDLEKVAVMLEHSEKVMNVIEMAKQSANLVFGPDK; from the coding sequence ATGAAATTGGGAATCGTTGGAGCAGGAATGATTGTGGGAGATTTATTAAGCTTTATTCAGGAAATCCCTACAATTACCTTACAGGCAATCAGCTCAAGACCTAGTGACCAGGAAAAATTGCTGTCTCTGCAGAAAAAGTATGGGATTTCCCAGATCTATTCGGATTACAACAAAATGTTTGAGAATGATGATGTAGATACAATCTACATCGGGCTGCCAAATCATCTTCATTATTCATATGCCAAAGAAGCATTAATGAGCGGAAAGCATGTCATTTGTGAGAAGCCGTTCACTTCCAATTTACAAGAATTCATAGAGCTTAAAGAGATTGCTCAACAAAAAGAACTGGTATTAGTGGAAGCCATTACAACTCAATATCTAAAAAACTATTTGTCCATGAAGGAGTATCTGCCTAAGCTGGGTGAGATCAAAATAGTGGAATGTAATTATTCCCAATATTCATCACGATATGCAGCTTTCAAAGCGGGAGAAATCCTACCTGCCTTTAACCCGGAAATGTCTGGTGGAGCCTTGATGGATATTAATTTATATAATATTCATTTGGTTGTTGGTTTCTTCGGGAGCCCTGAGAAGGTGGAGTATTGGGCAAATATGGAACGTGGTATTGATACTTCAGGTATGTTGCTGCTGGATTACGGTGATTTTAAGTGTGTCTGCATAGGTTCCAAGGACAGTACAGCCCCCAATGCAGTGAACATTCAAGGCAATAAAGGATATATACACATGGCAAGTTCAGCGAATGTCATCGAATGCTTTGATTATGTCCTCAATAAGGAAAAGTCAATTCGGGTAGATCTGAAAGAGCATCCGCATCGCATGTATGACGAATTCGTTGAATTTGACCGTATCATCAAAGAACATGATTTGGAAAAAGTCGCAGTCATGCTTGAGCATAGCGAGAAGGTTATGAACGTTATTGAGATGGCCAAGCAATCCGCAAATCTTGTATTCGGACCTGATAAATAA